A window of the Enterobacteriaceae bacterium 4M9 genome harbors these coding sequences:
- a CDS encoding SgrR family transcriptional regulator, with protein sequence MRLLHRLNQFQRLWQPSGGAVQRVTVAELAERCFCSERHARTLLGQLEKAGWLTWRAQAGRGKRGELTFLVSPQSVRATLLEQELERGQHQNALDLAQLAPEQLRQVLQPLLGGRWQNDIPTLRIPYYRPLEPLTPGFLPGRAEQHLASEVYAGLTRFDDDCAEPIADMAHHWDISPDGCTWRFYLRPTLRWHNGEAVSADQLLKSFQRLLTRPGLAQLFASVSEISAPHGGCIQFTLHQADYWLPWRLSGYCSRLAHPDDETQGCGPFRIAGHGSALLRLENHDGYHLRHPLLRAIEFWITPQLFDTTLGTSCRHPVQLAIGNEEQLPELRPVSHSISLGFCYLAINQQGRLTKQQARWLMALIHNSDMIDTLPLGESLITPGNAILPGWEQPPLTAEPVALPSRLRLIYHLPVELHVMAQQLRRRLATLGCELEVIFHNAKSWSDNYAPADADIVMGDRLIGDAAEATLEQWLRCDPLWPLLLNRPSYEQLQTRLDAVQHLAETHARHGALMHVFHQLMEDALLTPLFHYRYLISAPPGVNGIRLNARGWFDFSRVWLPPPGA encoded by the coding sequence ATGCGTCTGCTTCACCGCCTTAACCAGTTCCAGCGCCTGTGGCAGCCTTCCGGCGGCGCCGTGCAGCGTGTTACCGTGGCCGAGCTTGCCGAGCGCTGCTTTTGCAGCGAGCGCCACGCCCGCACGTTGCTTGGCCAACTGGAAAAGGCCGGTTGGCTCACCTGGCGGGCGCAGGCCGGGCGCGGCAAGCGCGGTGAACTCACCTTCCTGGTAAGCCCGCAAAGCGTGCGCGCCACGCTTCTGGAGCAGGAACTGGAGCGCGGTCAGCACCAGAATGCGCTGGACCTGGCACAGCTTGCGCCAGAGCAACTGCGCCAGGTGTTACAGCCGCTGCTCGGCGGCCGCTGGCAGAACGACATTCCAACACTGCGTATCCCGTATTACCGCCCGCTGGAGCCGCTGACGCCGGGCTTTTTGCCAGGCCGCGCCGAACAGCACCTGGCAAGTGAGGTATATGCCGGTCTGACCCGCTTTGATGACGACTGCGCTGAACCGATAGCCGATATGGCCCACCACTGGGATATTTCACCTGATGGCTGCACCTGGCGCTTTTACCTGCGCCCCACGCTACGCTGGCACAACGGCGAGGCGGTGAGCGCCGATCAGTTGCTCAAGAGTTTCCAGCGACTGCTGACCCGCCCCGGTCTGGCGCAGCTATTTGCAAGCGTAAGTGAGATAAGCGCGCCTCATGGCGGATGTATACAGTTTACGCTGCACCAGGCTGACTACTGGCTGCCCTGGCGCTTGTCGGGCTATTGCAGCCGACTGGCTCATCCCGACGACGAGACGCAGGGCTGCGGCCCGTTTCGCATTGCCGGTCATGGCAGCGCACTCCTGCGCCTGGAAAACCACGACGGCTATCACCTGCGCCACCCGCTGCTGCGCGCCATAGAATTCTGGATAACCCCGCAACTGTTTGACACTACGCTGGGTACCAGTTGCCGCCATCCGGTGCAACTCGCCATTGGCAATGAAGAGCAACTGCCCGAACTGCGCCCTGTCAGCCATAGCATCAGCCTCGGTTTTTGCTATCTGGCCATTAACCAGCAGGGCCGCCTGACAAAACAGCAGGCACGCTGGCTGATGGCGCTGATTCACAACAGCGACATGATTGATACGCTACCGCTCGGCGAGTCGCTGATTACCCCCGGCAACGCCATTCTCCCTGGCTGGGAGCAGCCCCCCCTCACGGCTGAACCAGTGGCACTGCCATCCAGACTCAGGTTGATTTACCATTTACCGGTAGAGCTACACGTTATGGCCCAGCAGCTACGCCGCCGCCTGGCCACGCTCGGCTGCGAACTGGAGGTGATTTTTCATAACGCCAAAAGCTGGAGCGACAACTACGCACCGGCCGATGCCGATATTGTGATGGGCGACAGGCTGATTGGCGACGCGGCAGAAGCCACGCTGGAACAGTGGCTGCGCTGCGATCCGCTGTGGCCACTGCTTTTGAACCGCCCGAGCTACGAGCAGCTACAAACCCGGCTCGATGCGGTACAGCATCTGGCTGAAACGCACGCGCGCCACGGCGCACTCATGCACGTCTTTCATCAACTCATGGAAGACGCCCTGTTGACACCTCTGTTTCACTACCGCTATCTGATAAGCGCCCCACCGGGCGTGAACGGCATTCGACTGAACGCTCGCGGTTGGTTTGACTTCAGCCGTGTCTGGCTACCGCCCCCGGGCGCATGA
- a CDS encoding PLP-dependent cysteine synthase family protein yields MMSQWTTHAINEINADYQRSADTHLIRLALPAFPGIYIYLKDESTHPTGSLKHRLARSLFLYGLCNGWIKEGTTIIEASSGSTAVSEAYFARLLGLPFIAVMPASTARRKIEQIEFYGGRCHFVDSPCEIYAASEQLARELNGHYMDQFTFAERATDWRGNNNIAESIFRQMANEPFPVPEHIVMSAGTGGTSATIGRWLRLQGHDTQLTVVDPENSVFMDYWHNGDASLRGTVGSRIEGIGRPRVEPSFVPGVIDNMLRVPDAASVATILWLQNVLGRRVGASTGTNMWGVLQLAAQMREEGRTGAIVTLLCDSGERYLETYYNPQWVATNVGDIRPFSEQINTLLG; encoded by the coding sequence ATGATGAGCCAGTGGACCACCCACGCCATTAATGAAATTAACGCCGACTATCAGCGTTCTGCCGACACCCATTTGATTCGCCTGGCGCTGCCGGCGTTTCCCGGCATTTATATTTATCTGAAAGACGAAAGCACCCACCCAACCGGCAGCCTGAAACACCGGCTCGCACGCTCGCTGTTTCTTTACGGGCTGTGTAACGGCTGGATTAAGGAAGGCACCACGATTATTGAAGCCTCCTCCGGCTCAACCGCGGTGTCGGAAGCCTATTTCGCGCGCCTGCTGGGCCTGCCGTTTATTGCGGTGATGCCCGCCAGCACGGCACGGCGCAAGATTGAGCAGATTGAATTTTACGGCGGGCGCTGTCATTTCGTTGACAGCCCGTGCGAAATTTACGCCGCTTCAGAGCAGCTTGCCCGCGAGCTGAACGGGCACTATATGGATCAGTTCACTTTTGCCGAGCGCGCTACCGACTGGCGCGGCAATAACAACATTGCTGAGAGCATTTTCCGCCAGATGGCGAATGAACCGTTCCCGGTGCCAGAACACATTGTGATGAGCGCGGGGACCGGCGGCACTTCGGCTACCATTGGGCGCTGGCTGCGTTTGCAGGGTCACGATACCCAACTTACCGTGGTTGACCCGGAAAACTCGGTTTTTATGGACTACTGGCACAACGGCGATGCCAGCCTGCGCGGCACGGTTGGCAGCCGCATTGAAGGCATTGGCCGCCCGCGTGTTGAGCCGTCTTTTGTGCCGGGCGTGATTGATAACATGCTGCGCGTGCCGGATGCCGCCAGCGTCGCAACCATCCTGTGGCTGCAAAACGTGTTGGGTCGCCGGGTGGGAGCCTCAACCGGCACCAATATGTGGGGCGTGTTGCAGCTTGCCGCACAGATGCGCGAAGAAGGCCGCACGGGTGCCATCGTCACGCTGCTGTGCGACAGCGGCGAGCGCTATCTGGAGACCTACTACAACCCGCAGTGGGTGGCGACCAACGTGGGTGATATCCGCCCGTTTAGCGAGCAAATCAACACGTTATTAGGCTAA
- the cof gene encoding HMP-PP phosphatase has protein sequence MARLAAFDLDGTLLMPDHRLGEETRATLRRLRERDIKLTFATGRHWLEMPNLVGDLLDEAFLITGNGTRVHNAAGETLWRHDLAPEVAEIVLHGHWDTRASMHVFNDSGWLTEYEVPELLGAHAYSGFRYQLTDPRQISALDVTKVCFCGEHDELVRLRVQLNEALGERAHLCFSAFHCLEVLPLGCNKGSALAALGAHLDVALADCMAFGDAMNDCEMLGSVGHGLIMGNAMPQLKSQLPHLPVIGHCSRQAVSHYLTYWLDTPHLSYSPE, from the coding sequence ATGGCACGACTGGCGGCATTTGATCTTGATGGCACTTTGCTGATGCCGGACCACCGGCTGGGCGAGGAGACGCGCGCTACGCTGCGTCGCCTGCGCGAGCGCGATATTAAGCTCACCTTTGCCACTGGCCGCCACTGGCTGGAAATGCCGAATCTGGTCGGTGACTTGCTCGATGAGGCCTTTTTGATAACCGGCAACGGCACCCGCGTGCACAACGCCGCAGGTGAAACGCTGTGGCGTCACGACCTGGCGCCGGAAGTGGCGGAGATTGTGCTGCACGGCCACTGGGATACCCGCGCCAGTATGCATGTGTTTAACGACAGCGGTTGGTTGACGGAGTACGAGGTGCCTGAACTGCTGGGCGCGCATGCTTACAGCGGTTTTCGCTACCAGTTGACGGACCCAAGGCAGATTTCCGCACTGGACGTTACCAAAGTCTGTTTTTGTGGTGAACACGATGAATTGGTGAGACTGCGGGTACAGCTTAACGAGGCGCTGGGCGAGCGTGCACATTTGTGTTTCTCGGCGTTTCACTGCCTGGAAGTGCTGCCGCTCGGTTGTAATAAAGGTTCTGCGCTGGCGGCACTTGGTGCACACCTTGACGTGGCGCTTGCGGATTGCATGGCGTTTGGCGATGCCATGAACGACTGCGAAATGCTGGGTTCGGTCGGGCATGGCCTGATTATGGGTAACGCCATGCCGCAGTTGAAAAGTCAGTTACCGCACCTGCCGGTTATTGGCCATTGCAGCCGTCAGGCGGTTTCACACTATTTGACGTATTGGCTCGACACGCCGCATCTGTCTTATTCCCCCGAATAA
- a CDS encoding Lrp/AsnC family transcriptional regulator: MLDKIDRKLLSLLQKDCSLSLQDLADAVNLTTTPCWKRLKRLEDDGIIVGRVALLDPEKLGLGLVAFVLIKTQQHSSDWYSHFVEVVAQMPEILGFWRMAGEYDYLMRVQVADMKRYDDFYKRLVNSVPGLSDVTSSFAMEQIKYTTALPLVETLPRS, encoded by the coding sequence GTGCTGGATAAAATTGACCGTAAATTGCTCAGCCTGTTGCAAAAGGACTGCTCGCTCTCTTTGCAGGACCTGGCAGACGCCGTTAACCTGACGACCACGCCGTGCTGGAAGCGCCTGAAAAGGCTTGAGGATGACGGCATTATCGTGGGCCGTGTCGCCTTGCTGGACCCGGAAAAGCTTGGGCTGGGCCTGGTGGCCTTCGTGCTGATTAAAACACAGCAGCACAGCAGCGACTGGTACAGCCATTTTGTTGAGGTGGTGGCACAAATGCCGGAGATCCTCGGCTTCTGGCGCATGGCCGGCGAATACGATTACCTGATGCGTGTGCAGGTAGCAGACATGAAGCGCTATGACGATTTTTACAAACGGCTGGTCAACAGCGTGCCGGGTTTAAGCGATGTCACTTCGAGTTTTGCGATGGAGCAGATAAAATACACCACGGCGTTACCGCTGGTGGAAACGCTCCCCCGTAGCTAA